Proteins found in one Oryza glaberrima chromosome 4, OglaRS2, whole genome shotgun sequence genomic segment:
- the LOC127771034 gene encoding uncharacterized protein LOC127771034 — translation MASGWAQLPDDLLDNVAQRTAGIKDYVRLRAVCKSWRSFLRPRSRPPWLMLPYDPCSESCVRGFLDASDGTVHEIDLPDTRGKRCCGSSHGWLVLERWPDVWLLNPATRERVQLPPLMRRGEALAPPRFMERGARERWEDCAYRSLRRPLLQREVRVAALSSDPSVVDGGCTVVVLLGADEEAVFCRPTDASWTPLACPAGAFAAVDVACQSGLFHLVSHHGRVAVFDLVSPLREVPTRRDRLHALAHTWDGRCLVQRRGGCGHEPLLLATWSGGGGAGELAVFRLGSDGWWTEADDVGEDVVLLAAANSGCLGFDTATCTGSNKGMLVSPVTY, via the coding sequence ATGGCTTCCGGTTGGGCTCAACTTCCTGACGATCTCCTGGACAATGTGGCGCAGAGGACGGCTGGCATCAAGGACTacgtccgcctccgcgccgtgtGCAAGTCGTGGAGATCTTTCTTGCGCCCAAGGTCGAGGCCGCCATGGCTGATGCTCCCCTACGACCCATGCAGCGAGAGCTGCGTCAGGGGCTTCTTGGACGCCTCCGACGGCACCGTGCACGAGATTGACCTGCCGGACACGAGAGGCAAGCGGTGCTGTGGCTCGTCGCACGGCTGGCTCGTCCTCGAGCGGTGGCCCGACGTGTGGCTGCTCAACCCGGCCACGCGGGAGCGCGTCCAGCTCCCGCCCCTGatgcgccgcggcgaggccctggcgccgccgcggttCATGGAGCGCGGCGCGAGGGAGAGGTGGGAGGACTGCGCGTACCGCAGCCTGCGCCGCCCTCTGCTCCAGCGGGAGGTGCGCGTCGCTGCGCTGTCGTCGGACCCGtccgtcgtcgacggcgggtGCACGGTGGTTGtcctcctcggcgccgacgaggaggcggtgTTCTGCAGGCCGACGGACGCGTCGTGGACGCCCCTCGCGTGCCCGGCGGGAGCCTTCGCGGCCGTCGACGTGGCGTGCCAGAGCGGCTTGTTCCACCTCGTCAGCCACCACGGGCGCGTCGCGGTGTTCGACCTCGTCTCGCCGCTGCGTGAGGTGCCCACGCGCCGGGACAGGCTCCACGCCCTGGCGCACACGTGGGACGGCCGGTGCCTCGTCCAGCGCCGTGGTGGTTGTGGGCACGAGCCGCTGCTGTTGGCAacgtggagcggcggcggcggcgccggggagctGGCTGTCTTCCGGCTAGGCTCTGATGGGTGGTGGACGGAggcggacgacgtcggcgaagATGTGGTGCTCCTGGCGGCAGCGAACAGCGGCTGCTTGGGCTTTGACACGGCGACGTGCACGGGCAGTAACAAGGGAATGCTCGTGTCGCCTGTGACGTACTAG
- the LOC127769877 gene encoding protein OXIDATIVE STRESS 3-like, with translation MEAYMLFSRREGMIRCDEQEEDIGCPSESELSLSSSSEGMELADDASSSGSSSSAAGHFEMSSLMTELPLKRGLSKFFDGKSQSFASLAAVGGLEDMAKPMRKRLKTSRSCGVGLGLQDAHRRGRLSPRPLCGNASAASFKKVSKGGQLSVLGASRRTRSPATAAISPRPEGMPGQALLFA, from the exons ATGGAAGCGTACATGTTGTTCTCCCGGAGGGAAGGGATGATCAGGTGcgacgagcaggaggaggacATCGGGTGCCCGTCTGAGTCGGAGCTGTCGctttcgtcgtcgtcggaggggATGGAGCTCGCCGACGACGCGAGCTCGTCGGggtcgtcatcgtcggcggcgggccaCTTCGAGATGTCCTCGCTCATGACGGAGCTCCCGCTCAA GAGGGGGCTCTCCAAGTTCTTCGACGGCAAGTCGCAGTCGTTCGcgtcgctggcggcggtgggcggcctGGAGGACATGGCGAAGCCGATGAGGAAGCGCCTCAAGACGTCGCGCAGCTGCGGCGTCGGGCTCGGGCTGCAGGACGCGCACCGCCGTGGCCGCCTTTCGCCGCGGCCGCTCTGCGGCAATGCCAGCGCCGCGTCCTTCAAGAAGGTGTCCAAGGGAGGACAGCTGTCCGTGCTCGGCGCGAGCAGGAGGACGcgttcgccggcgacggcggcgatctcGCCGAGGCCGGAAGGGATGCCCGGGCAAGCTCTGTTATTTGCTTAG